One segment of Mobula birostris isolate sMobBir1 chromosome 29, sMobBir1.hap1, whole genome shotgun sequence DNA contains the following:
- the LOC140189934 gene encoding U8 snoRNA-decapping enzyme produces MAEPGYRPVSRRDSRSLAGYKHACHAMLYAAEPGKLFGKIPLRYAVLMQMRFDGKIGFPGGFVDPRDNTLEEGLNRELGEELGWDGKGLQITEVDYASSHATEALPQKVVAHFFTKRISLEELRKVEMCAVQAKDHGREVLGIIRVPLYTLRDGFGGLPAFLTNTFIGNAKEQLVEALRRLRLVNEPELQAAISASRVG; encoded by the exons ATGGCGGAGCCGGGCTATCGGCCGGTGTCGCGGCGTGACTCTCGCTCCTTGGCCGGCTACAAGCATGCCTGTCACGCCATGTTATACGCGGCGGAGCCGGGAAAACTCTTCGGCAAAATCCCCCTCAGATATGCAGTGTTG atGCAGATGCGTTTCGACGGGAAGATTGGTTTCCCGGGCGGCTTTGTGGACCCGCGGGACAACACCCTGGAGGAAGGACTGAACCGCGAGCTGGGTGAGGAGCTGGGTTGGGACGGCAAGGGTCTGCAGATCACGGAGGTGGACTATGCCAGCTCCCACGCCACTGAGGCACTCCCCCAGAAGGTGGTGGCCCACTTCTTCACCAAGAGGATCTCTTTGGAGGAACTACGCAAGGTGGAAATGTGTGCCGTCCAGGCGAAAGACCATGGGCGTGAG GTGCTGGGAATCATCCGGGTGCCCCTCTACACCCTGCGGGATGGCTTCGGGGGACTGCCTGCTTTCCTGACCAACACTTTCATCGGCAATGCCAAGGAGCAGCTGGTCGAGGCCTTGCGCAGGCTGAGACTGGTGAACGAGCCAGAGTTGCAGGCAGCCATCTCCGCCAGTCGGGTCGGGTAG